In one Lepisosteus oculatus isolate fLepOcu1 chromosome 26, fLepOcu1.hap2, whole genome shotgun sequence genomic region, the following are encoded:
- the ywhae1 gene encoding tyrosine 3-monooxygenase/tryptophan 5-monooxygenase activation protein, epsilon polypeptide 1 isoform X3: MGDREDLVYQAKLAEQAERYDEMVESMKKVAGMDLELTVEERNLLSVAYKNVIGARRASWRIISSIEQKEENKGGEDKLKMIRDYRQTVETELKSICNDILDVLDKHLIPAANTGESKVFYYKMKGDYHRYLAEFATGNDRKEAAENSLVAYKAASDIAMTELPPTHPIRLGLALNFSVFYYEILNSPDRACRLAKAAFDDAIAELDTLSEESYKDSTLIMQLLRDNLTLWTSDMQGDDS; this comes from the exons AAATGGTGGAGTCCATGAAGAAGGTAGCcggtatggatttggaattgaCAGTAGAAGAAAGGAACCTACTATCTGTTGCATATAAAAACGTGATTGGTGCCAGGAGAGCATCGTGGAGGATAATCAGCAGTATTGAacagaaggaagaaaacaaggGCGGAGAggacaaattaaaaatgatccGGGATTACAGGCAAACG gttgAAACTGAGCTGAAATCCATCTGTAACGACATTCTGGATGTACTGGACAAGCACCTCATTCCAGCTGCAAACACGGGAGAGTCCAAGGTTTTCTACTACAAAAT GAAAGGTGACTACCACAGGTATCTGGCAGAGTTCGCCACAGGGAATGACAGGAAGGAGGCTGCAGAGAACAGTTTGGTAGCTTACAAAGCTGCTAGTGATATCGCAATGACAGAACTTCCACCTACGCACCCTATCCGTTTAGGCCTGGCCCTGAATTTCTCCGTATTTTATTATGAAATCCTCAATTCCCCTGATCGTGCATGCAG GTTGGCAAAGGCAGCATTTGACGATGCCATTGCAGAACTGGACACATTGAGTGAAGAAAGCTACAAGGACTCCACGCTCATCATGCAGTTGTTACGTGATAATCTGACACTATGGACTTCAGACATGCAGGGAGATG attcctaa
- the ywhae1 gene encoding tyrosine 3-monooxygenase/tryptophan 5-monooxygenase activation protein, epsilon polypeptide 1 isoform X1: MGDREDLVYQAKLAEQAERYDEMVESMKKVAGMDLELTVEERNLLSVAYKNVIGARRASWRIISSIEQKEENKGGEDKLKMIRDYRQTVETELKSICNDILDVLDKHLIPAANTGESKVFYYKMKGDYHRYLAEFATGNDRKEAAENSLVAYKAASDIAMTELPPTHPIRLGLALNFSVFYYEILNSPDRACRLAKAAFDDAIAELDTLSEESYKDSTLIMQLLRDNLTLWTSDMQGDGEEQNKEALQDVEDENQ; this comes from the exons AAATGGTGGAGTCCATGAAGAAGGTAGCcggtatggatttggaattgaCAGTAGAAGAAAGGAACCTACTATCTGTTGCATATAAAAACGTGATTGGTGCCAGGAGAGCATCGTGGAGGATAATCAGCAGTATTGAacagaaggaagaaaacaaggGCGGAGAggacaaattaaaaatgatccGGGATTACAGGCAAACG gttgAAACTGAGCTGAAATCCATCTGTAACGACATTCTGGATGTACTGGACAAGCACCTCATTCCAGCTGCAAACACGGGAGAGTCCAAGGTTTTCTACTACAAAAT GAAAGGTGACTACCACAGGTATCTGGCAGAGTTCGCCACAGGGAATGACAGGAAGGAGGCTGCAGAGAACAGTTTGGTAGCTTACAAAGCTGCTAGTGATATCGCAATGACAGAACTTCCACCTACGCACCCTATCCGTTTAGGCCTGGCCCTGAATTTCTCCGTATTTTATTATGAAATCCTCAATTCCCCTGATCGTGCATGCAG GTTGGCAAAGGCAGCATTTGACGATGCCATTGCAGAACTGGACACATTGAGTGAAGAAAGCTACAAGGACTCCACGCTCATCATGCAGTTGTTACGTGATAATCTGACACTATGGACTTCAGACATGCAGGGAGATG gtgaagaacagaacaaagaagCGCTGCAAGATGTGGAAGATGAAAACCAGTGA
- the ywhae1 gene encoding tyrosine 3-monooxygenase/tryptophan 5-monooxygenase activation protein, epsilon polypeptide 1 isoform X2, which yields MGFGLTPRFPNGEMVESMKKVAGMDLELTVEERNLLSVAYKNVIGARRASWRIISSIEQKEENKGGEDKLKMIRDYRQTVETELKSICNDILDVLDKHLIPAANTGESKVFYYKMKGDYHRYLAEFATGNDRKEAAENSLVAYKAASDIAMTELPPTHPIRLGLALNFSVFYYEILNSPDRACRLAKAAFDDAIAELDTLSEESYKDSTLIMQLLRDNLTLWTSDMQGDGEEQNKEALQDVEDENQ from the exons AAATGGTGGAGTCCATGAAGAAGGTAGCcggtatggatttggaattgaCAGTAGAAGAAAGGAACCTACTATCTGTTGCATATAAAAACGTGATTGGTGCCAGGAGAGCATCGTGGAGGATAATCAGCAGTATTGAacagaaggaagaaaacaaggGCGGAGAggacaaattaaaaatgatccGGGATTACAGGCAAACG gttgAAACTGAGCTGAAATCCATCTGTAACGACATTCTGGATGTACTGGACAAGCACCTCATTCCAGCTGCAAACACGGGAGAGTCCAAGGTTTTCTACTACAAAAT GAAAGGTGACTACCACAGGTATCTGGCAGAGTTCGCCACAGGGAATGACAGGAAGGAGGCTGCAGAGAACAGTTTGGTAGCTTACAAAGCTGCTAGTGATATCGCAATGACAGAACTTCCACCTACGCACCCTATCCGTTTAGGCCTGGCCCTGAATTTCTCCGTATTTTATTATGAAATCCTCAATTCCCCTGATCGTGCATGCAG GTTGGCAAAGGCAGCATTTGACGATGCCATTGCAGAACTGGACACATTGAGTGAAGAAAGCTACAAGGACTCCACGCTCATCATGCAGTTGTTACGTGATAATCTGACACTATGGACTTCAGACATGCAGGGAGATG gtgaagaacagaacaaagaagCGCTGCAAGATGTGGAAGATGAAAACCAGTGA
- the LOC138225144 gene encoding uncharacterized protein, translating to MARRFTNRLSARSHRPARGQSSATGKAGRRKRGPGRKREPEGANQREGQPVSLLVYDPQVALEELKARHRRAPAEDGLESIRAQVYEHRAARARGQPAAVRMGLSRKICRFELPMDINELDSLCPQDYLRRFCIVCSRRSSHYRKSFHKFDRDRDGVLSFREMEGALRNVYMDELSSQQVRWLAGLVVADSTTLFDSTLFCALCALSERLFYSSFVTEDTEAPENGERSLLEEADFCSLTSKLRSCNIHPSLKTLLSLL from the exons ATGGCGAGGCGATTCACCAATCGGCTGAGCGCACGAAG CCACCGGCCCGCCCGCGGCCAAAGCTCCGCCACGGGGAAGGCAGGCAGGAGGAAGAGAGGACCCGGGAGGAAGAGAGAACCGGAGGGAGCGAACCAGAGGGAAGGCCAGCCCGTCAGCCTGCTGGTGTACGACCCTCAG gtggcgctggaggagctgaaggctCGGCACCGGAGGGCCCCAGCTGAGGACGGACTGGAGAGCATCAGGGCTCAGGTGTACGAGCACAGGGCCGCA AGGGCGAGGGGTCAGCCAGCGGCCGTGCGCATGGGCCTGTCCAGGAAGATCTGTCGCTTCGAGCTGCCCATGGACATCAACGAGCTGGACA gCCTGTGTCCCCAGGACTACCTGCGAAGATTCTGCATTGTCTGCAGCAGGAGAAGCAGCCACTACAGGAAGTCGTTCCACAAGTTTGACCGGGACAGGGATGGAGTGCTGTCTTTCAGG GAGATGGAAGGCGCTTTGAGGAACGTCTACATGGACGAGCTGAGCTCCCAGCAGGTGCGCTGGCTGGCAGGGCTGGTGGTCGCTGACAGCACCACTCTCTTCGACAGCACGCTCTTCTGCGCCCTGTGTGCGCTCTCGGAGCGCCTCTTCTACTCCTCTTTCGT AACGGAGGACACAGAGGCCCCCGAGAACGGAGAGAGGAGCCTGCTGGAGGAGGCAGACTTCTGCTCCCTGACGTCTAAATTGAGGAGCTGCAACATCCACCCCAGCTTGAAGACCCTGCTCTCCCTGCTGTAG